The region GGAAGATTTTGGAGGTCTTCATCCTGATCCAAATTTGACTTATGCCAAAGATCTTGCTGATTTGCTTTTAAAAGGGAATTTATTTTCCTTCGGAGCAGCATGTGATGGGGATGGCGATAGAAATATGATTTTAGGACGTGGTTGCTTTGTAAATCCTAGTGATAGCCTTGCAATTTTGGCTGCTAATTATGATTGCGTGCCAGGATATGCCAAAGGTTTATCGGGTGTCGCTCGTTCCATGCCTACGAGCTCCGCTGTAGATGTTGTTGCAAAACATTTAGGAATAAATTGCTTTGAAACTCCTACTGGATGGAAATTCTTTGGCAATCTTTTGGACGCTAATCAAATTACTCTTTGTGGAGAGGAGAGCTTTGGGACTGGAAGTGATCATGTAAGAGAGAAAGATGGATTATGGGCTGTTCTCTTTTGGTTACAGATACTTGCGACCAAGAAAAAGTCTGTTTCTGAGATAATGAGAGATCATTGGCTATTTTTTGGTCGTCATTATTATTCTCGCCATGACTATGAATCTATTCCATCTGAAGTTGCAAATTCTCTTTATTCCAGATTGAGCAATATGCTTCCCACTTTGAAAGATCAATCTTTTGCTGGTAGGACAGTTAAAAATGCTGATGATTTTAGCTACACAGATCCAGTTGATGGTTCAATTACTCTTAATCAGGGTTTGAGAATTTTATTAGATGATGGTAGTAGAGTGTTAGTTAGACTTTCTGGTACTGGCACTCAAGGAGCTACGTTAAGAGTTTACTTTGAAAGCTTTGTTCCAAGCGATGGTGATATCAGTCAAGATCCTCAGTTAGCCTTGGATCCTTTGATTAAAAGCATTGACTCTTTAGCTGAGATTTCACAACGAACAGGCATGTTCGCTCCTTCAGTTATTACTTAGTTTAAAAACTTCCAATTGGAAATCATCAAAACAACTTTATAAGTTTTTTTTTGCTTTTAGAGTAATAACAATGTTTTTTATTAGCTTTGGCAAAAGATCTGTTTGCTTTGAATGGTGAACAGCTAATACAGAAAAATGCTCCTTTAGCTGATCGCTTACGGCCTCAAACCCTTGAAGAATTTGTTGGTCAAGATCATATTCTTGCTCAAGGGCGTTTATTGAGACGTTCAATTGTTGCTGACAAAGTAGGGAATTTATTGCTTTATGGACCACCTGGAGTTGGTAAGACTACTTTGGCTAGGATTATCGCCTCAAATACACTATCTCACTTTAGTGTCGTAAATGCTGCCTTGGCTGGCATCAAGGATTTGAGATCTGAGATTGAATCTGCAATCGAAAGATTAAATAAATATGGTAAACGCACGATTTTATTTATTGATGAGGTTCATAGATTTAATACTGCTCAACAAGATGCCTTATTGCCTTGGGTTGAGAATGGAACTTTGACCCTGATTGGGGCAACTACGGAAAATCCATATTTTGAAGTAAATAAAGCTTTGGTAAGCAGATCTAGATTATTTCGATTAAATAGCCTTAATTCACAGGCATTACATCAATTGTTAAAACGAGCTTTGAGCGATAAGGAAAGGGGTTATGGGTTGAAATTAATAAATTTAGCTAGTGAAGCTGAGGATCATTTGGTTGATGTTTGTAATGGCGATGCACGAGTTCTGCTTAATGCACTTGAACTTGCTGTAGAGAGCACTATCGCTAATCAAGATAGTTCAATCAGTATTGATCTCAAGATTGCTGAGGATTCAATTCAAGAACGAGCGGTTTTATACGACAAAAAAGGTGATGCTCATTTTGATACGATTAGCGCTTTTATTAAGTCATTAAGAGGTTCGGATCCTGATGCGGCATTGTTTTGGCTTGCTCGAATGTTGGAGGCTGGAGAAAATCCACGATTCATTTTTAGACGTATGCTCATCGCTGCAGGAGAAGATATTGGTCTTGCTGATCCCAATGCAATTGTCATAGTTGAGGCATGCGCCGCGGCTTTTGATCGAATAGGTTTGCCAGAGGGTATTTACCCACTGGCTCAGGCAACCTTGTACTTGGCTTCAACTGAGAAAAGCAATAGTGTGAAGGCTATTTTTAAAGCAGTTCAGAAAGTTAAAGATTCCGACAATCAAAATGTTCCATCTCATCTTAAAGATGCAAATCGAGATCAAGAAGCTTTTGGAGATGGTATGGGTTATCGGTATCCACATTCATTTTCACAAAATTGGGTTCCACAGCAGTATTTGCCAGATAGTTTGCTAAATGAGATTTTTTGGGAGCCAACAGAACATGGATGGGAGGGGCAAAGACGATCTCTTTTGAATGAGAGAAGATCTGAACAGTTAGCTTCATTAGTTGAGCTTGAGCAGCAAAATCCTTTAACTATTACATCTAGAAAAGTTGATAATGATTTGGAGAAATGGTTATCTCGTCAAACTTTGCAAGAGGGGGAAAGATTAAAAAATTTGATGACTAAATTATGGTCAGGTATTAATTGGAAGATAAATCATAGGGTTTTAGTCTTAACACCTAGTTCTTTGCTTTGGTCTTTAAAGCCTTTAAGAGAGACATCTGAAGGTGGTGTCGTTATTGCTGTATTAGAAGAAAATCATTCTAGGTTATTAGCTGAATTAGACTGTTTGGCTCCAATGGAGCGCCCACTTTTAATTGATTCAAAAGTTGAATCAATTAAAAAATTAGAAGAAAATCTCAAGTTTGAGGTAATTGGAGGAAGGATCCCTTGGAGAGTTTTTTCTGAAACAAATTTTTCTAAATTGTGGCCCATTCTTACTGAGAAATGTACAGCGGATACAGAATTAAGTTTGATTATAAGTAACCCGTGTTCTGGCCCTGCCCTTTCTTTAAAGGAAAGCTTAGAAGTAAATAGCAATAATAAAAATACTGATTGTTCATTATTGAATGATTTAATTTGTAAAGAAGAGAATTGGTTAAACAACCAAGAGCATAAAGAAAAATTTATTTTACAATTAGAAAAATTAGGCTGGAAAATTTCTTGTGAAGAATGGATTGAGTTTGTATATCAAAAAGTTGATAGCTCTATAATTAAAAGGTGGCTTAGTCAAGGAAGTGAATATCGAGGAATTATTCTAAAAAATTGTGATGAAGATCAATTGAATCGATTAAAAAAATTATTTGAAAGCTTGGATGGCAGGACTATAAAACAAAAGCTTATACATACTAAGTTGCTTGCTAAAAATAAGAATTAATTAAGGCAAATGATTGGTTTAGGTATTACTGAATCTCCATCTAATGCAATTGCATAAATCCATTGATCATGATTTTGTGCATAAACTTTTACTTTGTATCCAAGCTTTTTATGATACGCAAAGGATGATGTATTTTCCCAAATCCATTGATTTATATTAGTCGCTATTTTTCCACTATGCCATTTGATCGCGGCTTCTTTTATTACCCATCTTTTTAGTACTAGTTCTTGAGCTTGATTTGGCGTTAAATTTTCTATTTCGCAATTCTCATATTGACTGAAAAAACGTTTTGACAATTTATGAGCTTTAAACTGTCTATTTTTTCTTTCTATATCGACTCCAATTTTTACTGATGACCATCCTATTAATAAAGCATTCGAACAGTGACTCATGCTGATATAACCTAATCCTCCAGCTAAAGAAGGTTGCTCCCCTGGATTGGCTTGAAGAGGTATATCAAGAGGTTCTAAGCCCGTCATGCTGGACATGACATGTCTGAGACAGCCTCTAGAAAAGTGATAAGTCAAACCTCTACTTGGTGTTAATTTTTGAACCCATTTTTTTTCTTCGCTACTTATTGGTAAAAGTTTCGATGGCATCAAAAAAAGCCAAAGGCCTAGTACGCTTTTATTGTTTATTTGAGTTGTAATCATGACTCTCTGTATAGGCGATTCTGCACCAGATTTCACTCTCCCTAATCAAGATAGTGTTGATACCAGGCTCTCATCATTCAAAGGATCGAGAGTCGTAATTTATTTTTATCCAAAAGATGATACTCCTGGCTGCACTAAGGAAGCTTGCAGCTTTCGAGATAATTGGGGGCTTTTTAAATCAAACAATATTCAAGTTTTAGGTATTAGCAAGGATCCCTCAAAATCGCATATGAAATTCATTGATAAACATAAGTTACCTTTTATACTTTTAACTGATAGTGAGCCATGTCCCGTTGCGACATCATATGAAAGTTATGGCTTGAAGAAATTTATGGGTAAAGAATATTATGGAATGATGAGACATACTTTCGTTATTGATAAAGATGGTAAAATAGAATTAATATATTTAAAAGTAAAATCAGCAAATATGGCTAATCAGATTTTAAATGATCTTAAATTGAATTAATTGCTTGGTCTACATCAATCATTCCTTCTAGAACTAGATTAGGACAATAATTGATATCAATATTTGTGTGTTTAAGTTCATTTAATATGATTGGTGCATCACCCCCGCAGATCCATATCGGTAATTTTGTCTCCTCATAAATATTTAAGATTAATCCTAATAAGCCATTTATTGCCCCTCTGATCATTGCATTTTTCGTATCATGTTGAAATGTCTCTATTGGGATTTTCTTGATGATTGGATTCTCTAAATTTAATGAACCATTTGCCATAGAGGATAATTGAAGTCTTAATCCAGAAATTAACTGCCCTCCAGCGAACTCTCCTTTTTTTGTTATTTTTGTGACGCTCATGATTGTCCCTGCATCTATAACAATTAAGTCTTGTTCTTTGCTTTTTAAAGATGATTGCTTTTTATAAGCACTCCATGAAGCCAGAGCTCTATCAATCCCTAAATTAGATGGAAGATTGACGAGCGGAACATCATCTAAATCTATTTTTTTTGAAGGGCATAATTTAAGATTCTCAGGTATGGGACCTACTGAAGCCCAAGATAATTCAAAATAATTTTTATCTTTAAATTCGATTGGATTAGGAGTGGTATGAAAATATTTCCAATCTTCTTGGATCTTTTTTGCCCAATGCCATCTGGTATTCCCAATCATTAAGTAATTTTTTTCTAAAAACACCAGCTAAATTCCATCTCCCAAAAAACTATTGTCATCAACATGAATCCCACACTCTTCACTGACCCCTCCAAATCTTGTTGATCTCCCTTTGGAATTATTATTTTCTGCTACGCTTGAATGCCAATCTCCAACAGTAGAATATCCTTTTTCAAATAAAGGGTGTTGAGGTAAATCATTATTTTTCATGTAATAGAAAATATCTTTTTTAGTCCAGTTTAAAAGAGGTCGTAGTGTTAAACGTTCTCTGATGTAATCAATATGAGACATAGATTCTCTGTTTTTTGTTTGACCTCTGCGCACTCCGCTAGCCCAACAAAGAGCTCCTAGTTCTGACAAGACATTCTCTAAAGGTTCAATTTTTCGTATTTGGTGATATTTGTTTAAATCTCTTGGTTCGCCAGTTTCCCAAAGTTTTCCATACAATGCTTCCATCCTTGCAGGAGATATAGGGCTTTGGGCCACTATTAAATCTAATTCAAAAAGCTTTGTTAGTTCTTCTGCATAGTTATAAGTTTCTTGAGGTAGATAACCAGTATCTATCCAAATTATCTTTGGTTTTGTTTTAGATTTTAAAGCCACTGTCATATGAAGTAAAACAGCAGATTGGATTCCAAAACTGGTCGTTAAAACAAATTTCTGATTAAATTTCTCATGGGCCCATTGAAGTTGATCTTGAGCAGTCAGTTTTTCAAGATATTTGCTTGTTTCATCAATCGATTTCACCAGACCAGGTTTAGCTAAGTTAGTTGATTCTCTCAAATCACTGGTGTAATTGTCTTGGGATTCTTTCTGCATATTTGAGAATTCAATGCCGAATAGGTCAAAGTTTGTTTAAGGTCTTTTAAATCATCTTAAATCTAGTCCCTATGGACTTGAAAAATTTGAAATCTGACCCAATAGTTGTTGTAGGTGGTGGTTTTGGAGGACTGGCTACTGTTCAAGCTTTGTTAGCCAAGTCAGATGGAACTTCAGTTATTTTGATTGATGAAGGCAATAGATTTCTTTTTAAGCCATTGCTCTATGAGTTACTAAGCGGCGAGCTTCAATTATGGGAGGTTGCACCTCAGTATTCTGATTTGGCTTCAGAATTAGGATTTATTTTTTTACAAGAATGTGTCGTTGAGATTGATGAAATAGAACAAAAGTTAATTACTTCATCTGAGATTGAAATACC is a window of Prochlorococcus marinus str. MIT 0917 DNA encoding:
- a CDS encoding type III pantothenate kinase: MIGNTRWHWAKKIQEDWKYFHTTPNPIEFKDKNYFELSWASVGPIPENLKLCPSKKIDLDDVPLVNLPSNLGIDRALASWSAYKKQSSLKSKEQDLIVIDAGTIMSVTKITKKGEFAGGQLISGLRLQLSSMANGSLNLENPIIKKIPIETFQHDTKNAMIRGAINGLLGLILNIYEETKLPIWICGGDAPIILNELKHTNIDINYCPNLVLEGMIDVDQAINSI
- a CDS encoding 4'-phosphopantetheinyl transferase family protein, which translates into the protein MITTQINNKSVLGLWLFLMPSKLLPISSEEKKWVQKLTPSRGLTYHFSRGCLRHVMSSMTGLEPLDIPLQANPGEQPSLAGGLGYISMSHCSNALLIGWSSVKIGVDIERKNRQFKAHKLSKRFFSQYENCEIENLTPNQAQELVLKRWVIKEAAIKWHSGKIATNINQWIWENTSSFAYHKKLGYKVKVYAQNHDQWIYAIALDGDSVIPKPIICLN
- the bcp gene encoding thioredoxin-dependent thiol peroxidase, which encodes MTLCIGDSAPDFTLPNQDSVDTRLSSFKGSRVVIYFYPKDDTPGCTKEACSFRDNWGLFKSNNIQVLGISKDPSKSHMKFIDKHKLPFILLTDSEPCPVATSYESYGLKKFMGKEYYGMMRHTFVIDKDGKIELIYLKVKSANMANQILNDLKLN
- a CDS encoding phosphoadenylyl-sulfate reductase codes for the protein MQKESQDNYTSDLRESTNLAKPGLVKSIDETSKYLEKLTAQDQLQWAHEKFNQKFVLTTSFGIQSAVLLHMTVALKSKTKPKIIWIDTGYLPQETYNYAEELTKLFELDLIVAQSPISPARMEALYGKLWETGEPRDLNKYHQIRKIEPLENVLSELGALCWASGVRRGQTKNRESMSHIDYIRERLTLRPLLNWTKKDIFYYMKNNDLPQHPLFEKGYSTVGDWHSSVAENNNSKGRSTRFGGVSEECGIHVDDNSFLGDGI
- a CDS encoding alpha-D-glucose phosphate-specific phosphoglucomutase, translated to MFSTEFSQLTVKLNSSFTDQKPGTSGLRKSTLQFEETHYLESFIESILCSLPGVPGGVLVVGGDGRYGNKRAIDIIIRMAAAHGIQKVITTVDGILSTPAASNLIRLNKAIGGIILSASHNPGGLEGDFGVKLNGSNGGPASESLTDKIYNYSKNLQEYKIIKCQSNNSYSSGKYKLASMVVEIIDGIEDYLDLMKKIFDFDLISSYINKDFPIVFDALNAVTGPYAKRLFVDHLGANAETVRNGIPLEDFGGLHPDPNLTYAKDLADLLLKGNLFSFGAACDGDGDRNMILGRGCFVNPSDSLAILAANYDCVPGYAKGLSGVARSMPTSSAVDVVAKHLGINCFETPTGWKFFGNLLDANQITLCGEESFGTGSDHVREKDGLWAVLFWLQILATKKKSVSEIMRDHWLFFGRHYYSRHDYESIPSEVANSLYSRLSNMLPTLKDQSFAGRTVKNADDFSYTDPVDGSITLNQGLRILLDDGSRVLVRLSGTGTQGATLRVYFESFVPSDGDISQDPQLALDPLIKSIDSLAEISQRTGMFAPSVIT
- a CDS encoding AAA family ATPase → MAKDLFALNGEQLIQKNAPLADRLRPQTLEEFVGQDHILAQGRLLRRSIVADKVGNLLLYGPPGVGKTTLARIIASNTLSHFSVVNAALAGIKDLRSEIESAIERLNKYGKRTILFIDEVHRFNTAQQDALLPWVENGTLTLIGATTENPYFEVNKALVSRSRLFRLNSLNSQALHQLLKRALSDKERGYGLKLINLASEAEDHLVDVCNGDARVLLNALELAVESTIANQDSSISIDLKIAEDSIQERAVLYDKKGDAHFDTISAFIKSLRGSDPDAALFWLARMLEAGENPRFIFRRMLIAAGEDIGLADPNAIVIVEACAAAFDRIGLPEGIYPLAQATLYLASTEKSNSVKAIFKAVQKVKDSDNQNVPSHLKDANRDQEAFGDGMGYRYPHSFSQNWVPQQYLPDSLLNEIFWEPTEHGWEGQRRSLLNERRSEQLASLVELEQQNPLTITSRKVDNDLEKWLSRQTLQEGERLKNLMTKLWSGINWKINHRVLVLTPSSLLWSLKPLRETSEGGVVIAVLEENHSRLLAELDCLAPMERPLLIDSKVESIKKLEENLKFEVIGGRIPWRVFSETNFSKLWPILTEKCTADTELSLIISNPCSGPALSLKESLEVNSNNKNTDCSLLNDLICKEENWLNNQEHKEKFILQLEKLGWKISCEEWIEFVYQKVDSSIIKRWLSQGSEYRGIILKNCDEDQLNRLKKLFESLDGRTIKQKLIHTKLLAKNKN